In Canis lupus dingo isolate Sandy chromosome 1, ASM325472v2, whole genome shotgun sequence, a single genomic region encodes these proteins:
- the LOC112643971 gene encoding microtubule-associated protein RP/EB family member 1-like, with protein sequence MAVNVYSTSVTSDNLSRHDMLAWINESLQLNLTKIEQLCSGAAYCQFMDMLFPGSIALKKVKFQAKLEHEYIQNFEILQAGFKRMGVDKIIPVDKLVKGKFQDNFEFVQWFKKFFDANYDGKDYDPVAARQGQETAVAPSLVAPALNKPKKPLSSSSAAPQRPIATHRTTATPKAGPGVVRKNPGVGNGDDEAAELMQQVNVLKLTVEDLEKERDFYFGKLRNIELICQENEGENNPVLQRIVDILYATDEGFVIPDEGGPQEEQEEY encoded by the coding sequence ATGGCAGTGAACGTATACTCAACGTCCGTCACCAGTGATAACCTAAGTCGACATGATATGCTGGCCTGGATCAATGAGTCTCTGCAGCTGAATCTGACAAAGATTGAACAGTTGTGCTCAGGGGCTGCCTATTGTCAGTTTATGGACATGCTATTCCCTGGCTCCATTGccttgaagaaagtgaaattccaGGCTAAACTAGAGCATGAATACATCCAGAACTTCGAAATACTACAAGCAGGTTTTAAGAGAATGGGTGTTGACAAAATAATTCCTGTGGACAAATTAGTAAAAGGAAAGTTTCAGGACAATTTTGAATTTGTTCAGTGGTTCAAGAAGTTTTTTGATGCAAACTATGATGGAAAAGACTATGACCCTGTAGCTGCCAGACAAGGTCAAGAAACTGCAGTGGCTCCCTCCCTTGTTGCTCCAGCTCTGAACAAACCGAAGAAACCTCTTAGCTCTAGCAGTGCAGCTCCACAGAGGCCCATTGCAACACACAGAACTACTGCAACCCCTAAGGCTGGCCCGGGTGTGGTGCGAAAGAATCCTGGTGTGGGCAACGGGGATGATGAAGCAGCTGAATTGATGCAGCAGGTCAATGTATTGAAACTTACCGTCGAAgacttggagaaagagagagatttctaCTTTGGAAAGCTAAGAAACATTGAATTGATTTGCCAGGAGAACGAAGGGGAAAACAACCCTGTATTGCAGAGGATCGTGGACATTCTCTATGCCACAGATGAAGGCTTTGTGATACCTGATGAAGGGGGCCCACAGGAGGAACAAGAAGAGTATTAA